ATGGCTGCCCCGAAACCCAGCCGCTCGATTTCCATTCGCCTTACGGATGTTCAAAGGGAACGGGGGACCAATATGCGCGCGATTATGCGCGGATCTACGGATTGCCCACTGTCGTCTTTCGCCAGTCCTGCATTTATGGTCCGCGCCAGTTCGGCATCGAAGACCAGGGTTGGGTGGCATGGTTCATCATCGCCGCCGTGATGGGACGGGATATCACAATTTATGGTGACGGTAAACAAGTTCGCGATATCTTATACGTCGACGATCTGATCAATGCCTACGACCTTGCCGTTGAAAAAATAGACATCGCCAGAGGTCAGGTCTATAACCTCGGCGGCGGACCCAAAAATGTCATGTCCATCTGGGCGGAATTCGGTCAGCGGCTCGAAAAACTGCTCGGCGGCACGATCGAAGTGACGCGCGGCGATTGGCGTCCCGGCGACCAAAAGGTTTTCTATGCCGATATTTCAAAGGCAAAACGCGAACTCGGCTGGGAGCCGAAGATCAACGTGGAGGAAGGGGTGACTATGTTGTTCGAATGGGTGAAGGCCAACAGGAATCTTTTCTAACGACGCGAAGAAATAAACCCCCAGAAATGAAGAG
This portion of the Anaerolineales bacterium genome encodes:
- a CDS encoding GDP-mannose 4,6-dehydratase, with the protein product MSRNYLVTGGAGFIGSNYVHRLLKRGEKVTIYDNLSRTKRNIEWLRNEFGENTFDLVVGDVRDASRIAEAASRSDVIAHLAGQVAVTTSVTNPRDDFESNALGTFNVMEAARLSGRNPIVIYASTNKVYGGMEEVELFEEPTRWRYKDLLNGCPETQPLDFHSPYGCSKGTGDQYARDYARIYGLPTVVFRQSCIYGPRQFGIEDQGWVAWFIIAAVMGRDITIYGDGKQVRDILYVDDLINAYDLAVEKIDIARGQVYNLGGGPKNVMSIWAEFGQRLEKLLGGTIEVTRGDWRPGDQKVFYADISKAKRELGWEPKINVEEGVTMLFEWVKANRNLF